Proteins from a genomic interval of Rhodococcus rhodochrous:
- a CDS encoding oxygenase MpaB family protein produces the protein MRSQGSVGPDTAESSHFAAPRPARPEPPEPLGPDSLTWRYFGGWRGMLFGPWAGSMQNMHPGLGAGVEEHSQFFDERWERLYRSLYPIYGVVFDGPRAPETAAKVRGYHNTIKGLDKKGRRYHALDPDTFYWAHATFFYSLVVSIEWFDGPLTLEQKHRLFDEHVQWYRLYGMPMHSVPASWEDFLEYWDHMCRTVLEDNKATRDVLDLSNLDRPPFLRWFPEGVWKLIRPPVTAGFLWLTVGLYDPPVRELLGYRWSRPEAALHALVGRAIGLGTKLVPWRYRYHPRARAGWDRAFGRIPADTGLLETPARNLPPLDRRDSPMHYSPKVTTRHRPTTDSS, from the coding sequence CGCTGACCTGGCGGTATTTCGGCGGGTGGCGCGGCATGCTCTTCGGGCCGTGGGCCGGATCGATGCAGAACATGCATCCCGGCCTCGGCGCCGGGGTCGAGGAACACTCGCAGTTCTTCGACGAACGCTGGGAACGGCTCTACCGATCGCTGTACCCGATCTACGGCGTCGTCTTCGACGGACCCCGCGCCCCGGAGACCGCAGCGAAGGTACGCGGCTACCACAACACCATCAAAGGCCTCGACAAGAAGGGCCGCAGGTACCACGCGCTCGATCCCGACACCTTCTACTGGGCGCACGCGACCTTCTTCTACAGCCTCGTCGTCTCCATCGAGTGGTTCGACGGCCCGCTCACCCTCGAACAGAAGCACCGCCTGTTCGACGAGCACGTGCAGTGGTACCGGCTGTACGGCATGCCGATGCACTCGGTCCCCGCATCCTGGGAGGACTTCCTCGAGTACTGGGACCACATGTGCCGCACCGTGCTCGAGGACAACAAGGCCACTCGCGACGTGCTCGACCTGTCGAATCTCGACCGCCCGCCCTTCCTGCGGTGGTTCCCCGAAGGGGTCTGGAAACTGATCCGCCCACCGGTGACGGCCGGTTTCCTGTGGCTCACCGTCGGGCTGTACGACCCACCGGTACGCGAGCTGCTCGGCTACCGGTGGAGCCGACCGGAGGCGGCACTGCACGCTCTCGTCGGTCGCGCGATCGGACTGGGCACGAAACTCGTGCCGTGGCGGTACCGCTACCACCCGCGGGCGCGGGCCGGCTGGGACCGCGCGTTCGGGCGGATCCCGGCCGATACGGGCCTGCTCGAGACACCGGCGCGCAATCTGCCGCCCCTCGACCGCCGCGATTCACCGATGCACTACAGCCCGAAGGTGACGACTCGCCACCGCCCCACCACCGATTCATCCTGA
- the glpD gene encoding glycerol-3-phosphate dehydrogenase, with the protein MTNQSGVQLLGPQQRADAWRRLATEQFDVVVIGGGVVGAGAALDAATRGLRVALVEARDFASGTSSRSSKMFHGGLRYLEQLEFGLVREALRERELALTTLAPHLVRPLKFLFPLTHRVWERPYVAAGIFLYDRLGGAKSVPAQKHLTRSGALRMVPGLKRNSLVGGIRYYDTVVDDARHTMTVARTAAHYGAVVRTSTQVVGFLREADRVSGVRVRDSEDGSVTEVRAHAVINATGVWTDEIQSLSRQRGRFRVRASKGVHIVVPRDRIVSDSAIILRTEKSVLFVIPWGNHWIIGTTDTDWNLDLAHPAATKADIDYILDHVNRVLVVPLTHDDIDGVYAGLRPLLAGESDETSKLSREHAVARVAPGLVAIAGGKYTTYRVMAEDAVDLAAEDIPARIASSITEKVPLVGADGYFALVNQTMHLAEQYGLHPYRVKHLLDRYGSLVEDVLSLAKGRPELLEPLTDAPQYLQVEVVYGAAAEGALHLEDLLARRTRISIEYPHRGLHCAEQTARLVAPVLGWDDAMIDREVATYRARVEAEIESQNRPDDESADALRAAAPEARPEILEPVPIT; encoded by the coding sequence GTGACCAACCAATCGGGTGTGCAACTCCTCGGACCGCAACAGCGCGCCGACGCCTGGCGTCGTCTCGCCACCGAACAGTTCGACGTCGTCGTCATCGGCGGTGGTGTCGTCGGGGCGGGAGCAGCGCTCGACGCCGCGACCCGGGGTCTGCGGGTCGCGCTCGTCGAGGCCCGCGACTTCGCGTCCGGCACGTCGAGCCGGTCGTCGAAGATGTTCCACGGTGGGCTGCGCTATCTCGAGCAGCTCGAATTCGGTCTGGTGCGGGAAGCCTTGCGCGAACGCGAACTCGCGTTGACGACCCTGGCGCCACACCTGGTCAGGCCGTTGAAGTTCCTCTTCCCGCTCACCCATCGGGTGTGGGAGCGGCCCTACGTCGCGGCGGGGATCTTCCTCTACGACCGTCTCGGCGGCGCGAAGTCCGTTCCGGCGCAGAAGCACCTGACCCGGTCGGGTGCCCTGCGGATGGTTCCCGGTCTCAAGCGCAATTCGCTCGTCGGCGGAATCCGCTACTACGACACGGTCGTCGACGACGCCCGGCACACCATGACCGTCGCGCGGACGGCCGCGCACTACGGTGCGGTCGTGCGTACGTCCACGCAGGTCGTCGGTTTCCTGCGCGAGGCCGACCGCGTGTCGGGTGTGCGGGTGCGCGACAGCGAGGACGGTTCGGTCACCGAGGTGCGAGCGCACGCGGTGATCAACGCGACCGGTGTGTGGACCGACGAGATCCAGTCGTTGTCGCGGCAGCGCGGCCGATTCCGGGTCCGCGCCTCGAAGGGCGTGCACATCGTCGTGCCCCGCGACCGGATCGTCAGCGATTCGGCGATCATCCTGCGCACCGAGAAGTCGGTGCTGTTCGTCATCCCGTGGGGCAACCACTGGATCATCGGCACCACCGACACCGACTGGAATCTCGACCTGGCGCACCCGGCGGCGACGAAGGCCGACATCGACTACATCCTCGACCACGTCAACCGCGTGCTCGTCGTCCCGCTCACCCACGACGACATCGACGGTGTCTACGCCGGTCTGCGACCGTTGCTGGCGGGGGAGAGCGACGAGACGTCGAAGCTCTCGCGTGAGCACGCCGTCGCGCGGGTGGCGCCGGGGCTCGTGGCCATCGCGGGCGGCAAGTACACGACCTACCGCGTCATGGCCGAGGACGCCGTCGATCTCGCAGCCGAGGACATCCCGGCCCGGATCGCGTCGTCGATCACCGAGAAGGTGCCCCTCGTCGGGGCCGACGGGTACTTCGCGCTGGTCAACCAGACCATGCACCTCGCCGAGCAGTACGGCCTGCATCCCTACCGCGTCAAGCATCTGCTCGACCGCTACGGCTCCCTCGTCGAGGACGTGCTGAGTCTCGCGAAGGGCCGGCCCGAACTGCTCGAACCGCTGACCGATGCCCCGCAGTACCTGCAGGTCGAGGTGGTCTACGGTGCGGCTGCCGAGGGCGCTCTGCATCTCGAGGACCTGCTGGCGCGCCGGACCCGCATCTCGATCGAGTACCCGCACCGCGGTCTGCACTGCGCGGAGCAGACGGCTCGGCTGGTCGCTCCGGTCCTCGGCTGGGACGACGCGATGATCGACCGGGAGGTCGCGACGTACCGGGCGCGCGTCGAGGCCGAGATCGAGTCGCAGAACCGACCCGACGACGAATCGGCGGACGCACTGAGGGCGGCGGCCCCCGAGGCCCGGCCGGAGATCCTCGAGCCGGTGCCCATCACCTAG